In Halobacillus amylolyticus, the following proteins share a genomic window:
- a CDS encoding DUF2642 domain-containing protein: MTLTNRQTELLRLANQLSQSLISGSGLSSNNSLDLPGLDVDVDLDVDLGGDDTVDPVPGTPTPPTTPTTPTTLREVLLTLVNEQVEVTTPFGVVTGTLLVVESDYVVIVESSGAQVLVRIEKIELVSEM; encoded by the coding sequence TTGACTCTAACAAATCGCCAGACAGAACTTTTAAGGCTGGCTAACCAATTGTCCCAGAGTTTAATTTCTGGTAGTGGGCTAAGCTCAAATAATTCACTTGATTTACCAGGGTTAGATGTCGATGTCGATCTCGATGTCGATTTAGGAGGAGATGATACAGTGGACCCTGTACCAGGGACTCCAACACCCCCTACAACCCCTACAACCCCTACAACACTTAGGGAAGTATTGTTGACTTTAGTCAACGAACAAGTAGAAGTCACTACCCCTTTTGGTGTAGTAACTGGAACACTGTTGGTCGTAGAAAGCGATTATGTCGTGATTGTTGAAAGTTCTGGAGCTCAAGTCCTAGTCCGTATTGAAAAAATTGAACTTGTCAGTGAAATGTAA
- a CDS encoding NADP-dependent glyceraldehyde-3-phosphate dehydrogenase, with product MISITITKEKKVYSVSGNEVLGALPLMSQEEVDQSIQKANQAQTDWAGTEIYKRADVLHEWADHLVEKQEQIGEMISKEVGKNRSSAMKEVVRTADLIRYTAEEGCRIHGDMLRGDSFRGGSSSKMAMVEREPLGVVLAISPFNYPVNLAASKIAPALMAGNAVVFKPASQGALSGQLMIEALLETDLPEDTVQCVTGKGSEIGDFLVTHPQINMITFTGSTATGQSISKKAKMIPVVLELGGKDPAIVLNDADLDLAAGQIVSGAFSYSGQRCTAIKRVLVDDVVADALTEKIKQKVNDLTVGKPEDDATITPLIDEGAADFVQELIDDALQNGAELITGNKRKNNLIYPTLLDHVTPNMKVAWEEPFGPVLPIIRVKNETEFVSLANESDYGLQASIFTADVQKAMDIGAKLSVGSVQFNAKTERGPDHFPFIGAKNSGLGSQGIRRSIESMTQDKLFILNM from the coding sequence ATTATCAGCATTACAATCACAAAGGAAAAGAAAGTTTATTCAGTTTCTGGAAATGAAGTCCTTGGTGCCCTTCCATTGATGTCACAGGAAGAAGTAGATCAGTCCATTCAGAAAGCAAATCAAGCTCAAACTGATTGGGCGGGAACAGAAATATATAAGCGTGCAGATGTATTGCATGAGTGGGCTGATCATTTAGTAGAAAAACAGGAACAAATCGGTGAAATGATCTCTAAAGAAGTAGGCAAAAATAGATCTTCCGCCATGAAAGAGGTCGTCCGTACGGCGGATTTAATTCGTTATACGGCAGAGGAAGGCTGCCGCATTCATGGTGATATGCTGCGCGGGGATTCTTTCCGTGGAGGCAGTTCCAGCAAGATGGCCATGGTCGAACGCGAACCACTTGGTGTTGTCCTGGCGATTTCACCCTTTAACTATCCCGTGAACTTAGCTGCTTCAAAAATCGCCCCTGCTTTAATGGCTGGAAATGCGGTCGTTTTCAAGCCTGCCTCCCAAGGAGCTTTAAGTGGTCAATTAATGATTGAAGCCCTGCTTGAGACAGACCTGCCCGAGGATACCGTACAATGTGTCACCGGAAAGGGTTCTGAAATTGGCGACTTTCTTGTCACCCACCCCCAAATTAATATGATTACATTCACAGGAAGTACGGCTACAGGTCAATCTATTTCGAAGAAGGCGAAAATGATTCCTGTCGTTCTTGAATTAGGCGGCAAAGATCCAGCCATTGTACTTAACGATGCCGACCTCGACTTAGCTGCAGGACAAATCGTAAGTGGTGCTTTTTCCTATTCAGGGCAGCGCTGTACAGCGATTAAACGCGTGTTGGTCGATGACGTGGTGGCTGATGCACTCACCGAGAAAATCAAGCAAAAGGTTAATGACCTTACTGTTGGGAAGCCGGAAGACGATGCAACCATCACCCCTTTGATTGATGAAGGTGCAGCCGACTTTGTTCAAGAGTTAATCGATGATGCCTTACAAAACGGTGCTGAACTCATTACAGGAAATAAACGTAAAAACAACTTGATTTACCCAACACTACTCGATCATGTAACGCCAAACATGAAGGTCGCCTGGGAAGAGCCTTTTGGTCCTGTACTCCCTATCATTCGCGTTAAAAATGAAACTGAATTTGTATCACTGGCGAATGAATCAGACTATGGCTTGCAAGCAAGTATCTTTACTGCCGACGTTCAAAAAGCAATGGATATTGGCGCAAAGCTAAGCGTTGGATCTGTACAGTTCAATGCAAAAACAGAGCGCGGCCCAGACCATTTCCCTTTCATAGGTGCAAAGAACTCAGGTCTTGGTTCACAAGGAATACGCCGCAGTATCGAATCCATGACACAAGATAAATTATTCATCCTGAATATGTAA